The following coding sequences are from one Thermostaphylospora chromogena window:
- a CDS encoding amidohydrolase family protein: protein MTTVTDRGEDIRPGRPVVFRRGLVLTMDDRRTVLRDADVLVEGERIAAVGPALQAPEGALEIDASGGIVMPGMIDTHRHMWQTAMRGYGADWTLTQYFVWYYLEWGKIFRPEDVYVGNLLAAIEALDAGVTTTVDWSHGLRTVEHADAAVDALEAVPGRFVLAYGNIQQGPWEWATSPEFRDFVSRRMHGRGDMLGFQMAFDVTGDPAFPEKAAFEVARELGAPVTTHAGVWGATGDDGIRLMHENGFMTPSTIYVHAATLTADSYHRIAATGGTVSVSTESEQSAGQGYPPTWRLREHGIPVSLSMDTGVWWSGDLFSAMRATLSADRAREHLEAHARRETVTHCHLRAEQVVEWATRGGSRALGLDGVVGSLEAGRKADIVLIKNDRSPVMFPLLNPYGHVVFQAQRGDVHTVVVNGRIVKLGHELVGVDLVRARAAVERTVEYLMGELGEEAWSKGMNPDIPQTRVLDNPYTYTGWESGDARWKQG from the coding sequence ATGACGACGGTGACCGACCGTGGAGAGGACATCCGCCCGGGCCGTCCGGTGGTGTTCCGGCGCGGTCTCGTGCTGACCATGGACGACCGGCGCACCGTGCTGCGTGACGCCGACGTGCTGGTGGAGGGCGAGCGCATCGCAGCGGTCGGCCCCGCCCTGCAGGCCCCCGAGGGCGCCCTGGAGATCGACGCGTCCGGCGGCATCGTCATGCCCGGCATGATCGACACCCATCGGCACATGTGGCAGACCGCTATGCGCGGGTACGGCGCCGACTGGACGCTGACCCAGTACTTCGTCTGGTACTACCTGGAGTGGGGGAAGATCTTCCGGCCGGAGGACGTCTACGTCGGCAACCTGCTGGCCGCGATCGAGGCCCTGGACGCGGGCGTGACCACCACCGTCGACTGGTCGCACGGGCTGCGCACCGTCGAGCACGCCGACGCCGCGGTCGACGCGCTGGAGGCCGTCCCCGGCAGGTTCGTCCTCGCCTACGGCAACATCCAGCAGGGGCCGTGGGAGTGGGCGACCAGCCCCGAGTTCCGCGACTTCGTCTCCCGGCGCATGCACGGGCGCGGCGACATGCTCGGCTTCCAGATGGCCTTCGACGTCACCGGCGACCCCGCCTTCCCCGAGAAGGCCGCCTTCGAGGTCGCCCGCGAGCTGGGCGCTCCGGTCACCACCCATGCCGGGGTGTGGGGCGCCACCGGCGACGACGGCATCCGGCTCATGCACGAGAACGGCTTCATGACGCCCTCGACGATCTACGTGCACGCCGCCACCCTCACCGCCGACTCCTACCACCGCATCGCCGCCACCGGCGGCACCGTGTCGGTGTCCACCGAGAGCGAGCAGAGCGCCGGGCAGGGGTACCCGCCCACCTGGCGCCTGCGCGAGCACGGCATCCCCGTCTCGCTGTCGATGGACACCGGCGTGTGGTGGAGCGGCGACCTGTTCTCCGCCATGCGCGCCACGCTCAGCGCCGACCGCGCCCGCGAGCACCTGGAGGCGCACGCCCGCCGGGAGACGGTCACCCACTGCCACCTGCGCGCCGAGCAGGTCGTGGAGTGGGCGACCCGCGGCGGGAGCCGGGCGCTGGGCCTGGACGGCGTGGTCGGCAGCCTGGAGGCGGGCAGGAAGGCCGACATCGTGCTGATCAAGAACGACCGCTCGCCGGTGATGTTCCCGCTGCTCAACCCCTACGGACACGTGGTCTTCCAGGCCCAGCGCGGCGACGTGCACACCGTGGTGGTCAACGGCCGGATCGTCAAGCTCGGCCATGAGCTGGTCGGCGTCGACCTCGTCCGCGCGCGGGCCGCGGTGGAGCGGACCGTGGAGTACCTCATGGGCGAGCTGGGGGAGGAGGCCTGGAGCAAGGGCATGAACCCCGACATCCCGCAGACCAGGGTGCTGGACAACCCCTACACCTACACCGGCTGGGAGTCCGGCGACGCGCGCTGGAAGCAGGGCTGA